A part of Cryptococcus neoformans var. neoformans JEC21 chromosome 4 sequence genomic DNA contains:
- a CDS encoding acyl carrier protein (acp), putative produces MFRTLPLLRTARTALRQTAPVALRPQPLALSLRPLAARGYAAAAGLSKDDITVRILDVLKSFEKVDSSKLTNNASFTSDLGLDSLDAVEVVMAIEEEFAIEIPDAEADEITTVQDAINYVANTSEAH; encoded by the exons ATGTTCcgcactcttcctctcctccgcACCGCCCGCACCGCCCTCAGGCAAACGGCCCCCGTCGCGCTCCGACCACAGcccctcgccctctcccTCAGGCCCCTCGCTGCCAGGGGTTACGCCGCTGCCGCCGGTCTCAGCAAGGACGACATTACTGTTAGGATCCTCGATGTCTTGAAGAGCTTTGAGAAGGTTGACAGCAGCAAG CTCACAAACAACGCTTCATTCACCAGCGATCTCGGCCTTGACTCTCTTGACGCTGTCGAGGTTGTCATGGCcattgaagaggaattCGCTATTGAGATTCCTGATGCCGAGGCCGATGAGATCACAACTGTCCAGGATG CTATCAACTATGTTGCCAAC ACCTCTGAAG CGCATTAA